A DNA window from Haliovirga abyssi contains the following coding sequences:
- a CDS encoding M23 family metallopeptidase: MKNILLLIISILIVGCTNSSFKDDGSNMYSKGKQYPAIYDDGTNKTNPNLLKSKNNDTALKNNIKSRNPIDKNNIKPKKTVKIIKNNKINYVKKNISPSKPKVSNIKKIRKKQLTLNNMNFLYPIEPKNLFSVSEAENSTLNLSIKSNSPIFPIAPGIVIFSGTRNSLGNTIFIYHDSGYVSIYYNLKKLKVTKGDYIKKNTAIIAYADKNFHFELRKQTKKGVIKIDPKKFLKKRRK; encoded by the coding sequence ATGAAAAATATATTGTTATTAATTATTTCCATTTTAATAGTTGGTTGTACAAATTCTTCATTTAAAGATGATGGCAGTAATATGTATTCTAAAGGCAAACAATATCCTGCTATTTATGATGATGGTACCAACAAAACAAATCCAAATTTATTAAAATCTAAAAATAATGATACTGCATTAAAAAATAATATTAAATCGAGAAACCCTATTGATAAAAATAATATAAAACCTAAAAAAACTGTAAAAATAATTAAAAATAACAAAATCAATTATGTAAAAAAAAATATATCTCCCTCAAAACCTAAAGTGAGCAATATAAAAAAAATTAGAAAAAAACAATTAACATTAAATAATATGAATTTTTTATATCCAATAGAACCAAAAAATTTATTTTCAGTTTCTGAAGCTGAAAACTCTACTTTAAATTTATCTATAAAAAGTAATTCTCCTATATTTCCTATTGCCCCTGGAATAGTTATATTTTCAGGAACTAGAAATTCATTAGGAAATACTATTTTTATATATCACGACAGTGGTTATGTTTCTATTTATTATAATCTAAAAAAATTAAAAGTTACCAAAGGTGACTATATAAAAAAGAACACAGCTATTATAGCATATGCTGACAAAAATTTCCATTTTGAATTAAGAAAACAAACAAAAAAAGGGGTTATAAAAATTGATCCAAAAAAATTTTTAAAAAAAAGAAGGAAATAA
- a CDS encoding deoxycytidylate deaminase, with the protein MTRPSWDKYFMEITELVASRSTCLRRKVGAVIIKDKRILATGYNGAPSGLNHCLDIGCLRDKLNIPSGERQELCRGIHAEQNAIVQAAKFGISLDGGEIYVTNQPCITCSKLLINSGIKKIVYKNPYPDELAIELLEEAKIILERYEDENR; encoded by the coding sequence ATGACAAGGCCTAGTTGGGATAAATATTTTATGGAAATAACAGAACTGGTAGCAAGTCGTTCAACTTGCTTAAGGAGAAAAGTAGGAGCAGTAATAATAAAAGATAAAAGAATATTAGCTACAGGATATAACGGAGCTCCTAGTGGATTAAATCATTGTTTAGATATTGGATGTTTGAGAGATAAATTAAATATACCCAGTGGAGAAAGGCAAGAACTTTGTAGAGGAATACATGCAGAACAAAATGCAATAGTACAAGCAGCAAAATTTGGAATAAGCTTAGATGGTGGGGAAATATATGTAACAAATCAACCTTGTATAACTTGTAGCAAACTTTTAATTAATTCAGGGATAAAAAAAATTGTATATAAAAATCCATATCCTGACGAATTGGCAATAGAATTATTGGAGGAAGCAAAAATAATATTAGAAAGATATGAAGATGAAAACAGATAG
- a CDS encoding ATP synthase subunit I yields MDKVLKNVIKKAVVVTLVLIIYGLIIKEPSIYFGMASGCIISILNFYLLINDTKKYIAISNKVQRIAFAGYLKRYAISGILLFIMIKIGIDYFFGAVLGILLVKFIILFTQFYNIAKERLKMIFNKR; encoded by the coding sequence ATGGATAAAGTATTAAAAAATGTAATAAAAAAGGCAGTTGTAGTAACATTAGTATTAATTATATATGGGTTAATAATTAAAGAACCTTCAATTTATTTTGGAATGGCAAGTGGTTGTATTATATCAATATTAAATTTTTATTTATTGATAAATGATACTAAAAAATATATTGCCATTTCAAATAAAGTTCAAAGAATTGCTTTTGCAGGATATTTAAAGAGATATGCTATTAGTGGAATTCTTTTATTTATAATGATAAAAATAGGAATTGATTATTTTTTTGGAGCAGTTTTAGGAATTTTATTAGTGAAATTTATAATTTTATTTACACAATTTTATAATATTGCAAAAGAAAGATTGAAAATGATTTTTAATAAGAGATAA
- the atpC gene encoding ATP synthase F1 subunit epsilon: MATFKLEIITPQKVIYSNDVDMLITRTTEGDMGILANHAPLVTELAIGEMKIKIGKDEEKYFVSSGFLEVSKEKVLILADKAMKADEIDIEKAKKEKEVLEAKLKKLNEDRDIAATEHSLKEALTKIKIGETL; encoded by the coding sequence ATGGCAACTTTTAAACTTGAGATAATAACTCCTCAAAAAGTGATTTACAGTAATGATGTAGATATGCTTATTACTAGAACAACAGAAGGGGATATGGGAATATTAGCAAATCATGCTCCTTTAGTTACAGAATTAGCAATTGGTGAAATGAAAATAAAAATCGGAAAAGATGAAGAGAAATATTTCGTTTCAAGTGGATTTTTAGAAGTATCAAAAGAAAAAGTATTGATTTTAGCAGATAAAGCAATGAAAGCTGATGAAATTGATATAGAAAAAGCTAAAAAAGAAAAAGAAGTTCTTGAAGCTAAATTGAAAAAACTTAATGAAGATAGAGATATAGCTGCAACAGAACATTCTTTAAAAGAAGCACTTACTAAAATAAAAATAGGTGAAACGCTTTAG
- the atpG gene encoding ATP synthase F1 subunit gamma has product MAVNIREIKQRIKSVKNTHQITKAMEMVSSAKFKKYNKFVLDSRPYSENLENILAHIAAGVENEHHPLFDGKKEVKKIGIIAIASDRGLCGSYNHSITKELEKFIKENPDKEVSVISVGRKVRDFCKKKDYDMKAEYIQIVPEIMFTKAKEISENIVDFFYEDIFDEVYLLYTKFYSVVNYQVKLNKILPIEKVETKENISYIFEPSEEAILDTLLPKYLNINLYQSLLESTASEHASRMRAMKSASDNAEDMTGKLTLSFNRARQANITQEISEIVSGVEALK; this is encoded by the coding sequence ATGGCCGTTAATATCCGAGAAATAAAGCAAAGGATAAAAAGTGTAAAAAATACACATCAAATAACAAAAGCCATGGAAATGGTTTCATCTGCTAAATTTAAAAAATACAATAAATTTGTATTAGATTCTAGACCATATTCAGAGAATCTTGAGAATATTCTAGCACATATTGCAGCAGGTGTAGAAAATGAACATCATCCACTTTTTGATGGAAAAAAAGAAGTTAAAAAAATAGGAATTATAGCAATTGCTTCTGATAGAGGTCTTTGTGGAAGTTATAATCACTCAATTACAAAAGAGCTTGAAAAATTTATAAAAGAAAATCCTGATAAAGAAGTATCAGTGATTTCTGTAGGAAGAAAAGTAAGAGATTTTTGTAAAAAGAAAGATTATGATATGAAGGCTGAATATATTCAAATTGTTCCTGAAATAATGTTTACTAAAGCAAAAGAGATAAGTGAAAACATAGTAGATTTCTTTTATGAAGATATTTTTGATGAAGTTTATTTATTATACACAAAATTTTATTCAGTTGTAAATTATCAAGTTAAATTAAATAAAATTTTGCCTATAGAAAAGGTTGAGACAAAAGAAAATATTAGTTATATTTTTGAACCTTCAGAAGAGGCTATATTAGATACTTTACTTCCAAAATATTTAAATATTAATTTATATCAATCATTATTAGAATCAACAGCAAGTGAACATGCTTCTAGAATGAGAGCAATGAAAAGTGCATCTGATAATGCAGAAGATATGACAGGAAAATTAACTTTATCATTTAACAGAGCAAGGCAAGCTAATATTACTCAAGAAATATCAGAAATAGTATCTGGAGTAGAAGCATTAAAATAG
- a CDS encoding HAMP domain-containing protein, with protein sequence MGKRRSSILIDFLLGVIISVAVLISIITFFNIKSTQKAALKSASQSTRYLTLALENNAKKSILYDDTTDFINSINSILKTEKDKIYEIDLYKLSTKDSLKILYSTSKDKTGKTLKSIGVKDTLEKSSLLEGAGEHEGLRTYDYILTIKNRNKAIGALNISLSLDYLNKASGNMLKVDIILAIISILFIVAITSLMLYKRIYKPINQLIKEVGKIREGEVTYEVDVKVNNELKSLAEEINEMKSSIWENNLEDRFANPITGLPGLIHAIEIIEDKIDNDEFFAVLSISIKNVEPYVLYYGLANGENILRFATQLIKELLIEKKIDGYSLAQMRENHYMLVTKPEVVDDIAQELLEKFDNEVFSLYREDENQGYIKFTNKNGDEIHYSMMSVTMVSVNNKIRGEINTYKDIEDRILKVEKSYYDTKEGSVYIPYDEYLKTDNVSTKKENELAEDITEEPKEKTEEDLETDDLLEGLEDLGGDFE encoded by the coding sequence ATGGGAAAAAGAAGAAGTAGTATTTTAATAGATTTTTTATTGGGAGTTATTATATCAGTAGCTGTTTTAATTTCTATAATTACATTCTTCAATATAAAATCCACACAAAAAGCAGCTTTAAAATCAGCATCTCAATCAACTAGATATTTAACTTTAGCATTAGAAAACAATGCTAAAAAATCAATTTTATATGATGACACTACAGATTTTATAAATTCTATAAATTCAATATTAAAAACAGAAAAAGATAAAATATATGAAATAGATTTATATAAACTAAGCACAAAAGACAGTTTAAAAATATTATATTCAACTTCTAAAGATAAAACAGGGAAAACTTTAAAAAGTATTGGAGTAAAAGATACTTTAGAAAAAAGCAGTTTATTAGAGGGAGCAGGAGAACATGAAGGATTAAGAACATATGATTATATTTTAACTATAAAAAATAGAAATAAAGCAATAGGAGCGTTAAACATAAGTCTATCATTGGATTATTTGAATAAAGCAAGTGGAAATATGTTGAAAGTAGATATAATTTTAGCTATTATATCTATATTATTTATTGTGGCTATAACTTCTCTTATGTTATACAAAAGAATTTATAAACCTATAAATCAATTAATAAAAGAAGTTGGGAAAATAAGAGAGGGAGAAGTTACATATGAAGTAGATGTAAAAGTTAATAATGAACTTAAATCTCTTGCAGAAGAGATAAATGAAATGAAATCTTCTATTTGGGAAAATAATTTAGAAGATAGATTTGCAAATCCAATTACTGGATTGCCAGGATTGATTCATGCAATTGAAATAATAGAAGATAAAATAGATAACGATGAATTTTTTGCAGTGTTATCAATAAGTATAAAAAATGTAGAACCATATGTATTATATTATGGATTGGCAAATGGAGAAAATATTTTGAGATTTGCAACTCAATTAATAAAAGAACTCTTAATTGAGAAAAAAATAGATGGTTATTCATTGGCACAAATGAGAGAAAATCATTATATGTTAGTAACAAAACCTGAAGTTGTAGATGATATAGCACAAGAGTTATTAGAAAAATTTGATAATGAAGTTTTTTCTTTGTATAGAGAAGATGAAAATCAAGGATATATAAAATTTACAAATAAAAACGGAGATGAAATCCATTATTCAATGATGAGTGTAACGATGGTTTCTGTAAATAATAAAATAAGAGGCGAGATAAATACTTACAAAGATATTGAAGATAGAATATTAAAAGTAGAAAAATCATATTATGATACAAAAGAAGGAAGTGTATATATACCTTATGATGAATATTTGAAAACAGATAATGTTTCTACAAAAAAAGAAAATGAATTAGCAGAAGATATAACAGAAGAGCCTAAAGAAAAGACAGAAGAAGATTTAGAAACAGACGATTTATTAGAAGGGTTAGAAGATTTAGGAGGAGATTTTGAATGA
- the coaE gene encoding dephospho-CoA kinase (Dephospho-CoA kinase (CoaE) performs the final step in coenzyme A biosynthesis.), translated as MIVGLTGGVATGKSEVSKMFNRYGAIIIDADKISRDVVNKKEVLSNITEYFGKDIMKKGKLDRKKLGKIVFSDEEKKKKLNEITHPLIIEELKKYIDKYKESKELIIFDIPLLFEVNFEKYLNKVIVVYCGFEIELNRLMKRENINYSEAVNIIKSQMDLKEKLEKGDILIENSGTIEELEEKVFRLYSKLKRD; from the coding sequence ATGATAGTCGGATTAACAGGCGGAGTAGCAACAGGGAAAAGCGAAGTGTCAAAAATGTTTAATAGATATGGAGCAATTATTATTGATGCGGACAAAATATCAAGAGATGTTGTAAATAAAAAAGAGGTATTAAGCAATATAACAGAATATTTTGGAAAAGATATTATGAAAAAAGGAAAATTAGATAGAAAAAAATTAGGAAAAATAGTATTTTCAGATGAGGAAAAAAAGAAAAAATTAAATGAGATAACACACCCTTTAATAATAGAAGAATTGAAAAAATATATTGACAAATATAAAGAAAGTAAGGAGCTAATAATTTTTGACATTCCATTATTATTTGAAGTTAATTTTGAAAAATATTTGAATAAAGTTATAGTTGTATATTGTGGATTTGAAATTGAGTTAAATAGATTAATGAAAAGGGAAAATATAAATTATTCTGAAGCAGTAAATATTATAAAATCACAAATGGATCTAAAAGAAAAACTTGAAAAAGGAGATATATTAATAGAGAACAGTGGAACAATAGAAGAGTTAGAAGAAAAAGTATTTAGGTTATATAGTAAATTAAAACGAGACTAA
- the atpA gene encoding F0F1 ATP synthase subunit alpha yields the protein MKIKPEEISSIIKTEIENYKKTLDVKNIGTVLQIGDGIARIYGLKNAMAGELLEFPGGVYGMTLNLEENNVGAVLLGDYKGIKEGDTVRSTGRIVEVPVGEELLGRVVDPLGKPIDGKGEIKASKFMPVEKKAPGIVKRKSVHEPLQTGIKSIDGMIPIGKGQRELIIGDRQTGKTAVAIDTILNQKGKEVYCIYVAIGQKRSTVARLVKKLEDEGAMEYTTVVAATASDPAPLQYLSPYSGCTMGEYFMENGKHALIIYDDLSKHAVAYREISLLLRRPPGREAYPGDVFYLHSRLLERASKLRDEDGAGSLTALPIIETQAGDVSAYIPTNVISITDGQIYLESDLFNAGFRPAINAGISVSRVGGAAQIKAMKQVASKVKIELAQYNELAAFAQFGSDLDKATKAQLERGARIMEVLKQEQYSPYPVEEQVVSFYGVTNGYFDDVKLKNVKRFEKELLESLKLNKKDLMDEINAKQKVDDELSEKLSSAIKEFKDGFDNE from the coding sequence TTGAAGATAAAACCTGAGGAAATAAGCAGTATTATAAAAACGGAAATAGAAAATTATAAAAAAACATTAGATGTAAAAAATATAGGAACAGTTCTTCAAATAGGAGATGGTATTGCTAGAATATATGGTTTGAAAAATGCAATGGCAGGAGAACTACTTGAATTTCCTGGTGGAGTATATGGTATGACTCTTAACCTTGAGGAAAATAATGTAGGAGCGGTTCTACTTGGAGATTATAAAGGAATAAAAGAAGGAGATACAGTAAGATCTACAGGAAGAATAGTAGAAGTTCCTGTTGGAGAAGAACTTTTAGGAAGAGTTGTAGATCCATTAGGAAAACCAATAGATGGAAAAGGTGAAATAAAAGCTTCTAAATTTATGCCTGTGGAAAAGAAAGCACCAGGTATTGTAAAAAGAAAATCAGTTCATGAACCATTACAAACTGGAATAAAATCAATTGATGGAATGATTCCAATTGGAAAAGGGCAAAGAGAACTTATAATTGGAGATAGACAAACAGGAAAAACAGCTGTTGCAATTGATACAATATTAAATCAAAAAGGAAAAGAAGTTTATTGTATTTATGTAGCAATTGGTCAAAAAAGATCTACAGTTGCAAGACTTGTAAAAAAATTGGAAGATGAAGGAGCAATGGAATATACAACAGTTGTAGCTGCTACAGCTTCTGATCCAGCACCACTTCAATATCTTTCACCATATTCTGGTTGTACAATGGGTGAATATTTTATGGAAAATGGAAAACATGCTTTGATAATTTATGATGATTTATCAAAACATGCGGTAGCTTATAGAGAAATTTCATTATTATTAAGGAGACCACCAGGTCGAGAAGCTTATCCTGGAGATGTATTCTATTTACATTCAAGATTATTAGAAAGAGCATCAAAATTAAGAGATGAAGATGGAGCAGGATCATTAACAGCTCTTCCTATAATAGAAACTCAAGCAGGAGATGTATCAGCATATATTCCTACAAATGTTATTTCTATTACAGATGGACAAATTTATTTGGAATCAGATCTATTTAATGCTGGATTTAGACCTGCTATTAATGCTGGTATATCAGTATCAAGGGTTGGAGGAGCAGCACAAATAAAAGCAATGAAACAAGTTGCTTCAAAAGTAAAAATAGAACTTGCTCAATATAATGAATTGGCAGCATTTGCACAATTTGGTTCTGACTTAGATAAAGCTACAAAAGCTCAATTAGAAAGAGGAGCAAGAATTATGGAAGTTCTAAAACAAGAACAATATAGTCCTTATCCTGTAGAAGAGCAAGTAGTATCTTTTTATGGTGTTACAAATGGATATTTTGATGATGTTAAATTAAAAAATGTTAAAAGATTTGAAAAAGAATTATTAGAATCTTTAAAATTAAATAAAAAAGATCTTATGGATGAGATAAATGCTAAACAAAAAGTTGATGATGAGTTATCAGAAAAATTAAGTAGTGCTATAAAAGAATTTAAAGATGGATTTGACAATGAATAA
- the atpE gene encoding ATP synthase F0 subunit C, translated as MVEIGSNLAVTIVLAASAIGAGTAMIAGVGPGIGEGYAAGKAVESVARQPEAKGDIISTMVMGQAISESTGIYSLVIALILLYANPILGSLTKLLAK; from the coding sequence ATGGTAGAAATTGGAAGTAATTTAGCAGTAACAATAGTATTAGCAGCATCAGCAATAGGAGCAGGTACAGCAATGATAGCAGGAGTTGGACCAGGGATAGGAGAAGGTTATGCAGCAGGTAAAGCAGTAGAATCTGTAGCAAGACAACCAGAAGCAAAAGGAGATATAATTAGTACAATGGTAATGGGGCAAGCAATATCAGAATCAACTGGAATTTATAGTTTGGTAATAGCTCTAATTCTTCTTTATGCTAATCCTATTTTAGGTTCTTTGACAAAATTATTAGCAAAATAA
- the atpH gene encoding ATP synthase F1 subunit delta, protein MIDNIIGKRYAEAIYELVESENLLAVYEDLENVVEIYTTNKNFNELMNHPKLNSEEKKKILQDTFSNKISEFSFEMLNYLLDKDRFSYLKSIADEYLIIYNERNNLMEVEATFAIEPSEEQKAKLEKNLEKTTGKKVKIDVKIDKSIIGGGILRIGDRIIDGSLKRQFEMLRANL, encoded by the coding sequence ATGATAGATAATATTATAGGGAAAAGATATGCAGAAGCTATTTATGAATTAGTAGAAAGCGAAAATTTATTAGCTGTATATGAAGATTTAGAAAATGTAGTTGAAATTTATACAACTAATAAAAATTTTAATGAATTGATGAATCATCCAAAATTAAATTCAGAAGAGAAGAAAAAGATATTACAAGATACTTTTTCTAATAAAATTAGTGAATTTAGTTTTGAGATGTTAAATTATTTATTAGATAAAGATAGATTTTCTTATTTGAAATCAATAGCAGATGAGTATTTGATTATATATAATGAAAGAAATAATCTAATGGAAGTAGAAGCAACTTTTGCAATTGAGCCAAGTGAAGAACAAAAGGCAAAATTGGAGAAAAATTTAGAAAAAACAACAGGGAAAAAAGTAAAAATAGATGTGAAAATAGACAAATCTATTATTGGTGGAGGAATATTAAGAATAGGAGACAGAATAATAGATGGTTCATTAAAAAGACAATTTGAAATGTTGAGAGCAAACTTATAA
- the atpF gene encoding F0F1 ATP synthase subunit B, with translation MGGNMPAVSLDVNMLFQMGNFILLLYVFARFMFKPMSKFLEERRQQITDDIETAKSNREKAIEMEKEMEKELKSAKMKSQDILNEAIRKTEDIKDDILKETHATREKMLKAAEADIVKMKEQVKRELRDEMTIIAIKLAEKMIEKKMSGDIEKNLLDQFIEEVGDAE, from the coding sequence ATGGGTGGTAATATGCCTGCGGTATCTTTAGATGTGAATATGCTTTTTCAAATGGGAAATTTTATCTTGTTACTTTATGTATTCGCAAGATTTATGTTTAAACCTATGTCAAAATTTTTAGAAGAAAGAAGACAACAAATTACAGATGATATAGAAACAGCAAAATCAAATAGAGAAAAAGCAATTGAAATGGAAAAAGAGATGGAAAAAGAGTTGAAAAGTGCTAAAATGAAATCTCAAGATATATTAAATGAAGCAATAAGAAAAACTGAGGATATAAAAGATGACATTTTGAAAGAAACACATGCTACAAGAGAAAAAATGTTAAAAGCAGCAGAAGCTGACATAGTGAAAATGAAAGAACAAGTAAAAAGAGAATTACGTGATGAAATGACGATAATTGCTATAAAACTTGCTGAAAAAATGATAGAAAAGAAAATGAGTGGAGATATTGAAAAGAACCTACTTGACCAATTTATAGAAGAGGTAGGCGATGCAGAATGA
- a CDS encoding stage V sporulation protein S, with translation MDVLKVSTKSNPNSVAGAIAGILKDNPSVEIQSIGAGAVNQAVKAIAIARGFVAPTGENLVCVPAFVDVMINEEKRTAIKFIVKTQN, from the coding sequence ATGGATGTTTTAAAAGTCTCAACAAAATCTAATCCAAATTCTGTAGCAGGTGCTATAGCAGGTATCTTAAAAGATAACCCTTCAGTAGAGATTCAATCTATTGGTGCAGGAGCTGTAAATCAAGCTGTAAAAGCTATTGCAATCGCAAGAGGTTTTGTAGCTCCAACAGGAGAAAATCTTGTTTGTGTTCCTGCTTTTGTTGATGTTATGATCAACGAAGAAAAAAGAACTGCTATTAAGTTTATTGTAAAAACTCAAAACTAA
- the atpB gene encoding F0F1 ATP synthase subunit A, whose amino-acid sequence MFKFVAPPLVEGPHVMFAIHTSEHFPFAMKLADGSFGLPVTNTVTTTWFIIVFLAVLFWWGLKDLKLKPTKKQVFFEILFSFYDSLVESTFGKKRKKKYVLYISTLITFLLIANTITFFPIPGISFENGGISIAPLFRGPTADMNTTVGLALITTMTFLFASISTRGFLGYLKGLAEPNILMFPLNVIGEFAKPINISMRLFGNMFAGMVILGLLYMVAPAIIPAPLHLYFDLFSGVVQSYVFTMLTMVYISSALKEEEAEI is encoded by the coding sequence ATGTTTAAATTTGTAGCACCACCCTTAGTTGAAGGACCACATGTAATGTTTGCCATTCATACTAGCGAACATTTTCCTTTTGCTATGAAATTAGCAGATGGAAGTTTCGGATTACCTGTAACTAATACAGTAACCACAACATGGTTTATTATTGTATTTCTTGCTGTATTATTTTGGTGGGGACTAAAAGATTTAAAACTCAAACCAACCAAGAAGCAGGTATTTTTTGAAATATTATTTTCGTTTTATGACAGCTTGGTAGAAAGTACTTTTGGAAAGAAGAGGAAGAAGAAGTATGTTTTGTATATATCTACATTAATAACTTTTTTATTAATAGCAAATACAATAACTTTTTTCCCAATACCAGGAATATCATTTGAGAATGGTGGAATATCAATTGCACCACTATTTAGAGGTCCAACAGCAGATATGAACACAACAGTTGGATTAGCTTTAATAACAACTATGACTTTCTTATTTGCTTCAATATCAACAAGAGGCTTCTTAGGGTATTTAAAGGGATTAGCAGAACCTAATATATTGATGTTTCCATTAAATGTAATAGGCGAATTTGCAAAACCAATTAATATTTCTATGAGACTTTTTGGAAATATGTTTGCAGGAATGGTGATACTTGGGTTACTTTATATGGTGGCTCCAGCAATAATTCCAGCACCATTACATTTGTATTTTGATCTTTTTTCAGGAGTGGTACAAAGTTATGTATTTACAATGCTAACAATGGTATACATAAGTTCAGCTTTAAAAGAAGAAGAAGCAGAAATTTAA
- the atpD gene encoding F0F1 ATP synthase subunit beta encodes MENKGTVIQIIGPVMDVKFDEKLPNIYNALTIKDETKGIDLTMEVQQHLGNNVVRAVAMDSTDGLVRGTEVIDTGAPISVPVGKSTLGRIMNVLGKPVDEMGSIESEEYNPIHREAPSFEEQGTETEILETGIKVVDLLAPYSKGGKVGLFGGAGVGKTVLIMELINNIAKEHGGLSVFAGVGERTREGNDLWNEMKESGVISKTALVYGQMNEPPGARQRVALSALTMAEYFRDKEGQDVLLFIDNIFRFTQAGSEVSALLGRMPSAVGYQPNLATEMGTLQERITSTKTGSITSVQAIYVPADDLTDPAPATTFAHLDATTVLSRQISSLGIYPAVDPLDSTSRILEPQVVGHEHYATAQEVKQVLQRYKELQDIIAILGMDELSDEDKITVNRARKIQRFMSQPFFVAEQFTGMNGKYVPLKETIRGFKEILEGKHDELPEQAFLYVGTIDEAVAKARDLMKGAE; translated from the coding sequence GTGGAAAATAAAGGTACGGTTATACAGATTATAGGACCGGTAATGGATGTTAAGTTCGATGAAAAATTACCAAATATCTATAATGCTTTAACAATAAAAGATGAAACAAAAGGGATAGATCTAACAATGGAAGTTCAACAACATCTTGGAAATAATGTAGTAAGAGCTGTTGCAATGGATTCTACAGATGGACTTGTAAGAGGAACAGAAGTTATAGATACTGGAGCTCCAATTAGTGTGCCAGTTGGGAAGTCAACTCTTGGAAGAATTATGAATGTATTAGGTAAACCTGTGGATGAAATGGGTTCTATTGAATCAGAAGAATATAACCCAATACATAGAGAAGCTCCAAGTTTTGAAGAACAAGGGACAGAAACAGAAATATTGGAAACAGGAATAAAAGTAGTTGATCTTTTAGCGCCATACTCTAAAGGAGGAAAAGTTGGACTTTTCGGAGGTGCTGGAGTTGGTAAAACAGTACTAATAATGGAACTTATAAATAATATAGCAAAAGAACATGGAGGACTTTCAGTATTTGCTGGAGTTGGAGAAAGAACAAGAGAAGGAAATGATTTATGGAATGAAATGAAAGAATCAGGAGTAATCAGTAAAACGGCCTTAGTTTATGGGCAAATGAATGAGCCACCTGGTGCAAGACAAAGAGTAGCATTATCAGCTCTTACAATGGCAGAATATTTTAGAGATAAAGAGGGACAAGATGTGTTACTGTTTATAGATAATATATTTAGATTTACACAAGCTGGTTCTGAAGTATCGGCACTGCTTGGAAGAATGCCTTCAGCTGTTGGTTATCAACCAAACTTAGCAACTGAAATGGGAACTCTTCAAGAGAGAATTACATCTACAAAAACTGGTTCGATTACATCAGTGCAAGCAATATATGTACCAGCGGATGATTTAACTGATCCGGCTCCTGCTACAACTTTTGCACATTTGGATGCAACAACAGTATTATCAAGACAAATATCTTCACTAGGAATATATCCTGCGGTTGATCCATTGGATTCAACTTCAAGAATACTTGAGCCACAAGTAGTAGGGCATGAACATTATGCTACAGCTCAAGAAGTGAAACAAGTATTGCAAAGATATAAAGAACTACAAGATATAATAGCAATATTGGGTATGGATGAATTATCAGATGAAGATAAAATAACAGTAAATAGAGCAAGAAAAATACAAAGATTTATGTCACAACCATTCTTTGTTGCAGAACAATTTACAGGAATGAATGGTAAATATGTGCCATTAAAAGAAACAATAAGAGGATTTAAAGAAATATTAGAAGGAAAACATGATGAATTACCAGAACAAGCATTTCTTTATGTTGGTACAATAGACGAGGCGGTGGCTAAGGCAAGGGATCTAATGAAAGGGGCTGAATAA